DNA from Amorphoplanes friuliensis DSM 7358:
CTACGAGGAGGCCGCCGCCCGGGCGGTCGGCACAGCCGGTTCCGCCGTCACCTTCGCCGGCCTGACGGTGATCATCGCGCTCGCGGCGCTGGCCGTGGTCAACATCCCGTTCCTCACCCAGATGGGTCTCGCGGCTGCGTTCGCCGTGGTCATCGCTGTGCTGATCGCGCTGACACTGCTGCCCGCCCTGCTCGGCTTCTCCGGCAAGAAGATCATGGGTCGCCGCAAGGAAACCGTCTCCACCAAGCCCGCTGCCGGTCTGCGCTGGGCGCGATTTGTCACCCGGCGCCCCGTGGCCGTCCTGGTCGTCGCCGTCCTCGGTCTCCTGGTGCTGGCGATCCCCGCCCTCGACATGCGGCTCGGCCTGCCGGGCGACAACCTCGCGAGCCCGGAGACGACCCAGCGCAAGGCGTACGACATGCTCACCGACGGCTTCGGGCCCGGCTTCAACGGGCCGTTGACCGTGGTCGTCGACGCGGCCGGCAGCCCCGACCCGAAGCAGGCCGCCACCGAGGCCGCCACCGTGATCAAGGGCCTGCCCGGTGTCGTGACGGTCAGCCCGCCCGCCTTCAACCCGGCCGGGAACACCGCGATCCTGCAGGTCATCCCGGCCAGCGCCCCGGACAGCGCGGCGACCGAGACGCTGGTGCACACCATCCGCGACCAGGACAGCTCGCTGCACCTCTCGGTCACGGGCCTCACGGCGGTGAACATCGACATGTCCGCGAAGATGGGTGCGGCGCTGCTGCCGTACCTGGCGGTGATCGTGGCTCTGGCTTTCCTGCTGCTGATGCTGCTGTTCCGGTCGGTGCTGGTGCCGCTGAAGGCGATCGGCGGCTTCCTGCTCTCGGTGGTGGCCACCTTCGGAGCCGTCGTCGCGGTCTTCCAGTGGGGCTGGTTCGGCTCGCTGCTCGGCGTCGAGCAGGCCGGACCGATCATCAGCATGCTGCCGATCTTCCTCATCGGCATCGTCTTCGGCCTGGCCATGGACTACGAGGTCTTCCTGGTCAGCCGGATGCGCGAGGAACACGTCCACGGCGCCGAACCCACCCAGGCGGTGGTCAACGGCTTCGCCCACGGCGCCCGCGTCGTGACCGCCGCGGCGATCATCATGGTCAGCGTTTTTGCCGGCTTCATCCTCTCGCCGGAGTCGCTGATCAAGTCGATCGGCTTCGCACTGGCGGCGGCCATCCTCTTCGACGCCTTCGTGGTCCGCATGACGATCGTCCCGGCGGTGATGACCCTGCTCGGCCGCCGCGCCTGGTGGCTGCCCGCCTGGCTCGACCGGATCCTGCCGGACATCGACGTCGAAGGCGACAAACTCCGCGAGATCCCGGCCGATCCTGAGGAACCCGCACACCAACCCTCGGATCTGGTGTCCGCCGGTCGATGAGAAAGGCCCGGGCCGCCGCCCCCCGTCGGCGGCCCGGGCCCCTTTTTTTGGTGAACAGAGGTGACCCCCGTGAGCGTGGCCTCCGAGGAGCGTCCGGCGCCGCTGCGCGAACTGGCGCTGATCGCCGCGCTGTGGGTGGCGTACAGCCTGGGCCGGCTGGTGGCGGACGGGCGTGTCGACGAGGCGCTCGTCAACGCGGACCGGGTGTGGGAGATCGAACGCCTGCTGCGGTTCCCCGGCGAGACCGGACTGCAGCACCTGATCCTCCGGGCCGGCGACCTCGTCCAGGTCGCGAACAGCTACTACGCGTACGTGCACTTCCCGGCCACGATCGGCTTCCTGCTGTGGGTGTACCTGCGCCGCCCGGGCCACTACCGGGCGGTCCGCACGACCCTGGCCCTGCTCACCGGCGCCGCACTGGTGGTGCACCTGATGTTCCCGCTGGCGCCGCCCCGGATGCTCGCGGAGACCGGCCTGGTCGACACCGGCCACCTCTTCGGCCCCAGCGTCTACGGCACCCCCGGCACCGACGACCTCACCAACCAGTACGCGGCCATGCCGTCCCTGCACGTCGGCTGGGCCCTGCTGGTGGCGATCACCCTGATCAGGCTGACCAGTGGTCGCCGGCGGTGGCTCTGGCTGGCCCACCCGCTGCTCACGCTGCTCGTCGTCGTCGGCACCGCCAACCACTACTGGCTCGACGCGATCGTGGTGTCGGTCCTGCTCGCGGCCATCCTGCGCCTCACGACCACCGCGGAACGCCGGCCCGCTCCCCCACCGGTCCCGCACCCGCGCCGGATCCGCGGCGGCGGACCCGGCCGCCGCCCCCGCCGCGGCTCCCGCCCGAGAACCACCCGCGTCCCCGGACGCCCTTGACCGGCGTCCCGCGGGTGACGACCGTGGGATGATGACGCCGACCGAGCCGGGCGGAGAAGCGTGATGACGAGTGCCGAACTGTGGCGTCTGCGCCGGAGCGCGGCACTGCACAGCCTGGCGGTCGTGACCTTCACCCTGCTCGCCCTGTCCGGCGCGAGCGCCGCGGCCCTGGGCCTCTACGGGCTGGCAGTGCCGTTGATCGTCACCGGCAGTGCCGGAGCCGCCGGCGCGGCGGTCATCACCATGGCCGTGTGGCGCTGGCAGGGCATCGAGCCCGGCACCGCCGTCCCTGCCGGTGTCACAGCGCAACGGACCACCCGCCTCGTGATGGCCACGGCCGCCGTCGCGGTCGTGATCTCCGGGGTGCTGCTGGCGCCGCAGGGTGTCGACCGCGGTTTTGTCATCTGGGTGGCGGCTCTGCTGGCCGCCGCACTGGCGT
Protein-coding regions in this window:
- a CDS encoding MMPL family transporter; this translates as MATYLYRLGRFSFRRRKLILALWLAALALLGVGAATLSGPTSDTFSIPGTEAQEAMDLLSERFPGTAADGAQARVVFAAPSGEKLTDEANKAAIAQTVAQLKTGPDVAAVSDPLQGTINQAGTVAYAQVSFKVAAVALTESDREALTAAADTGRESGLAIEMGGDALEEQGGPGNSEILGILVAAVVLVITFGSLLAAGLPLLTAILGVAAAVLGIQIASGFVDLGSSTSTLALMLGIAVAIDYALFIVSRYRHEIVGGRNYEEAAARAVGTAGSAVTFAGLTVIIALAALAVVNIPFLTQMGLAAAFAVVIAVLIALTLLPALLGFSGKKIMGRRKETVSTKPAAGLRWARFVTRRPVAVLVVAVLGLLVLAIPALDMRLGLPGDNLASPETTQRKAYDMLTDGFGPGFNGPLTVVVDAAGSPDPKQAATEAATVIKGLPGVVTVSPPAFNPAGNTAILQVIPASAPDSAATETLVHTIRDQDSSLHLSVTGLTAVNIDMSAKMGAALLPYLAVIVALAFLLLMLLFRSVLVPLKAIGGFLLSVVATFGAVVAVFQWGWFGSLLGVEQAGPIISMLPIFLIGIVFGLAMDYEVFLVSRMREEHVHGAEPTQAVVNGFAHGARVVTAAAIIMVSVFAGFILSPESLIKSIGFALAAAILFDAFVVRMTIVPAVMTLLGRRAWWLPAWLDRILPDIDVEGDKLREIPADPEEPAHQPSDLVSAGR
- a CDS encoding phosphatase PAP2 family protein encodes the protein MSVASEERPAPLRELALIAALWVAYSLGRLVADGRVDEALVNADRVWEIERLLRFPGETGLQHLILRAGDLVQVANSYYAYVHFPATIGFLLWVYLRRPGHYRAVRTTLALLTGAALVVHLMFPLAPPRMLAETGLVDTGHLFGPSVYGTPGTDDLTNQYAAMPSLHVGWALLVAITLIRLTSGRRRWLWLAHPLLTLLVVVGTANHYWLDAIVVSVLLAAILRLTTTAERRPAPPPVPHPRRIRGGGPGRRPRRGSRPRTTRVPGRP